CGTTGGTGATTAGCGCTGGATGCCGATGCGCATGCGACTGTGAAACGTTAATTGCCCAATCCCAAACTTTTCCTAGCATTCCTTGACGCACAGGGGTAATATATCGAACGCTGTGCATTTTTGGCGCAGTGTGTCTATCTCCTGGCGCAAATCTCACGTGCAAAGGGAGGAGGCTCGAAGCCGCGATCCGCTGAGAGAAAGCAAGGAGCTTTCCGCCTCAAGATCGCCTGACAGTAAGGTTGGCAATGGTCAATACGATTCTCGGCCGTAAGCTGGGCATGACGCAAGTCTGGGGAGAAGATGACACCATCGTTCCCGTGACCGTCATCCAGGCTGGCCCCTGCGTGATCTCGCAGGTCAAGACCACCGAGACCGATGGCTACGAGGCCGTCCAGATCGGTTTTGGTGACATCAAGGAAAAGAAGGTCAACAAGCCCATGCAGGGCCACTTCGCGAAGGCGGGCGTAAGCCCCATGCGCTATCTGCGCGAGGTTCGCGTCGAGGACGCCTCTGAGCATGCAGTCGGTGACACGCTCACCGTCGAGGCGTTCAACGATGTCGACAAGGTTGACGTCACGGGCGTAAGCAAGGGCAAGGGTTTCGCTGGCGTTATCAAGCGCTACGGCTTTGCCGGCGGCCCCGGTGGCCACGGTCACCACTTCCACCGTGCTCCCGGTTCGGTGGGCATGTGCGCGTACCCCGCGCGCGTTCTCAAGGGTCTGCGTCTTCCCGGCCACATGGGCTGCGACCGCGTGACGGTTCGCAACCTCAAGCTGGTGCGCGTGGACGAGGAGAACAATCTTCTGTTGGTCAAGGGTGCCGTTCCCGGTGGCAAGGGCGCTCTCGTTCAGATCCGCATGGCTTAGAGGAGGGCAGATCAATGGCACAAATCAAGATCACTGACTCCGCTGGCAAGTCTGCGGGCACGATCGAGGTCTCCGATGGCATCTTCGCCATCGAGCCCAACGGCGCATGCATCCATCAGGTTGTTCGCAGCCAGATGGCAGCTCGTCGCCAGGGTACGCACGACACCAAGACGCGTGGTCAGGTTTCCGGCGGTGGCCGCAAGCCGTTCCGCCAGAAGGGCACCGGCCGTGCTCGCCAGGGCACGACGCGCGCCGCACAGTTCCGTCATGGCGGTGTCGTCTTCGGTCCGCATCCCCGTTCTTACGCCTTCCGCGTGAACAACAAGGTCGTCAAGCTCGCCATGGCCTCCGTGCTTTCCGGCAAGCTCGCGGCAGACGAGCTCTTCGTCGTCGATGGCTTCAACTTCGACAAGCCTTCGACCAAGTCCGCTGCCAAGGCCCTTGAGGCTCTCGGCTGCAAGGGTCGTGTGACCGTCGTCGTCAACGATGAGGATGTCAACTCGTTCCTTTCCTTCCGTAACCTCGAGAAGGTTCGCGTCATTGGCGCTTCCGAGTCCAACACCTACGACCTGCTCGACAACGGGTCTCTGGTTATGACCAAGGACGCCGTCGAGTATGTTCAGGAGGTGCTGAGCTAATGGAGGCACGTCAGATCATCATCCGCCCGATCATCACCGAGCGTTCGTTTGATATGCAGGACTTCAACCGCTACACGTTCGAGGTCGCCAAGACTGCCAGCAAGATCGAGATTGCCAAGGCAATCGAGGAGATCTTCAACGTGCACGTCACCAAGGTGAACACTGCCAACGTGAAGTCCAAGCCCAAGCGTCAGCGCTATGTGCAGGGTCGCACGCGCACCTGGAAGAAGGCCATCGTCACGCTCGCCGAGGGTGACAAGATCGAGCTGTTCGCAAGCCAGGATTAATCGGTTACTGAGTTTCCCCTTGGTGCGGGGAGGCTTTAAGGGTGTCGAGCGCTCGATGTGGAGCCACCCGGCACCGTGGTAAGTCCGGAGTCGACAACCGTATGGAGGTGCACCACCTCCGTTCCCATAGCGGTTGAGCGGCCATCGGAGCAAAGGAGTTAGTTCATGGGAGTAAGGAAGTACAAGCCGTCTTCCCCGGGACGTCGTTTCCAGACGGTCTCTGATTTTGCAGAGATCACGACGACGACCCCCGAGAAGTCGCTGCTGGAGCCGCTGCCTAAGAAGGCCGGCCGCAATAACTATGGTCGCATCACGACCCGTCACCAGGGTGGCGGTCATAAGCGCAAGTATCGCAAGATCGACTTCAAGCGTCGCAAGGATGGCATCCCGGCCAAGGTCGCGTCCATCGAGTACGACCCGAATCGTTCCGCGCGCATCGCGCTGCTCAACTATGCAGATGGCGCCAAGGCGTACATTCTGCAGCCTAAGGGCCTGAAGGTCGGCGATACCGTCGAGTCCGGTCCCGAGGCCGACATCAAGCCGGGCAACGCTCTGCCGCTGGCCAACATCCCCGTCGGTACGCTCGTGCATGCCGTCGAGTTCCAGCCGGGCAAGGGTGCCGCCATGGCTCGCAGCGCCGGCACGAGCATTCAGCTCATGGGCAAGGAGGGAGGCTACGCCATCCTGCGCATGCCGAGCTCCGAGATGCGTCGTGTCCTGCTCGACTGCCGCGCCACTGTGGGTGAGGTCGGCAACGCCGAGCACTCCAACATCCGCATCGGCAAGGCCGGTCGCAAGCGTTGGATGGGCGTGCGTCCTACCGTCCGCGGTACCGTCATGAACCCCGTCGACCATCCGCATGGTGGTGGCGAGGGCAAGAACAAGTCCGCTGGTCGCCATCCGGTTACCCCGTGGGGTGTTCCCACCAAGGGTCATCGTACGCGTAACCCCAAGAAGGCGTCGGGTAGGCTCATCATCCGTCGTCGCAAGAAGTAATCGAAGGAGATAACCGTGAGTAGAAGTCTCAAAAAGGGCCCCTATGTGGAGCCGCGCCTCCTCGAGCGCATCATTGCGATGAACGAGGCTGGCGAGAAAAACGTCATCAAGACCTGGAGCCGTTCCTCGACGATCTTCCCCGAGATGGTGGGCCACACCATCGCCGTGCACGATGGTCGTCGTCACGTCCCCGTCTATGTCACCGAGTCGATGGTCGGACACAAGCTGGGCGAGTTTTCCCCGTCCCGCACGTTCCGCGCCCATAAGAAAGATTAGGAGGAGCGCAAATGCAAGCTAAGGCTGTTGCAAAGTACGTGCGCGTTTCTCCGCGCAAGGCTCGCATCGTCGTCGACAAGATTCGCGGCAAGGAGGTTGTCGACGCGCTCGACATCCTG
This window of the Coriobacteriaceae bacterium genome carries:
- the rplC gene encoding 50S ribosomal protein L3; translation: MVNTILGRKLGMTQVWGEDDTIVPVTVIQAGPCVISQVKTTETDGYEAVQIGFGDIKEKKVNKPMQGHFAKAGVSPMRYLREVRVEDASEHAVGDTLTVEAFNDVDKVDVTGVSKGKGFAGVIKRYGFAGGPGGHGHHFHRAPGSVGMCAYPARVLKGLRLPGHMGCDRVTVRNLKLVRVDEENNLLLVKGAVPGGKGALVQIRMA
- the rplD gene encoding 50S ribosomal protein L4, whose amino-acid sequence is MAQIKITDSAGKSAGTIEVSDGIFAIEPNGACIHQVVRSQMAARRQGTHDTKTRGQVSGGGRKPFRQKGTGRARQGTTRAAQFRHGGVVFGPHPRSYAFRVNNKVVKLAMASVLSGKLAADELFVVDGFNFDKPSTKSAAKALEALGCKGRVTVVVNDEDVNSFLSFRNLEKVRVIGASESNTYDLLDNGSLVMTKDAVEYVQEVLS
- the rplW gene encoding 50S ribosomal protein L23, with amino-acid sequence MEARQIIIRPIITERSFDMQDFNRYTFEVAKTASKIEIAKAIEEIFNVHVTKVNTANVKSKPKRQRYVQGRTRTWKKAIVTLAEGDKIELFASQD
- the rplB gene encoding 50S ribosomal protein L2, translated to MGVRKYKPSSPGRRFQTVSDFAEITTTTPEKSLLEPLPKKAGRNNYGRITTRHQGGGHKRKYRKIDFKRRKDGIPAKVASIEYDPNRSARIALLNYADGAKAYILQPKGLKVGDTVESGPEADIKPGNALPLANIPVGTLVHAVEFQPGKGAAMARSAGTSIQLMGKEGGYAILRMPSSEMRRVLLDCRATVGEVGNAEHSNIRIGKAGRKRWMGVRPTVRGTVMNPVDHPHGGGEGKNKSAGRHPVTPWGVPTKGHRTRNPKKASGRLIIRRRKK
- the rpsS gene encoding 30S ribosomal protein S19; the protein is MSRSLKKGPYVEPRLLERIIAMNEAGEKNVIKTWSRSSTIFPEMVGHTIAVHDGRRHVPVYVTESMVGHKLGEFSPSRTFRAHKKD